From Streptomyces cyaneogriseus subsp. noncyanogenus, the proteins below share one genomic window:
- a CDS encoding YggT family protein — protein sequence MSVVLDVVYIALMCFLIVLIFRLVMDYVFQFARSWQPGKAMVVVLEATYTVTDPPLKLLRRFIPPLRLGGVALDLSFFVLMIIVYILISIVSRL from the coding sequence ATGAGCGTGGTCCTGGATGTCGTCTACATCGCGCTGATGTGCTTCCTCATCGTGCTCATCTTCCGGTTGGTCATGGACTACGTCTTCCAGTTCGCCCGCTCGTGGCAACCCGGCAAGGCGATGGTGGTCGTTCTGGAGGCCACCTACACTGTCACCGATCCACCGCTGAAGCTTCTGCGGCGGTTCATTCCGCCGCTGCGTCTCGGGGGCGTGGCGCTCGACCTGTCCTTCTTCGTACTGATGATCATCGTCTACATCCTGATCTCGATCGTGAGCCGGCTGTGA
- a CDS encoding DivIVA domain-containing protein produces the protein MPLTPEDVRNKQFTTVRLREGYDEDEVDAFLDEVEAELTRLLRENEDLRAKLAAATRAAAQNQQNMRKPPEQQQDQQQGMPQQGMPQQGMRGPGAPVPAGISGPPQQQMGGPGPMGGPPQLPSGAPQLPAGPGGQGGPQGPGPMGQGPGPMGQGGPMQGQMGPGPMGGPMGGPGPMGQGPGGDSAARVLSLAQQTADQAIAEARSEANKIVGEARSRAEGLERDARAKADALERDAQEKHRVAMGSLESARATLERKVEDLRGFEREYRTRLKSYLESQLRQLETQADDSLAPPRTPATASLPPSPAPSMAPAGASAPSYGGNQSMGSGPGSSSGPSYGGQQQMSPAMTQPMAPVRPQGPSPMGQAPSPMRGFLIDEDDN, from the coding sequence ATGCCGTTGACCCCCGAGGACGTGCGGAACAAGCAGTTCACGACCGTCCGCCTCCGAGAAGGCTATGACGAGGACGAGGTCGATGCCTTCCTCGACGAGGTCGAAGCCGAACTGACCCGCCTGCTCCGCGAGAACGAGGACCTGCGCGCCAAGCTGGCCGCGGCCACGCGGGCCGCCGCGCAGAACCAGCAGAACATGCGCAAGCCCCCGGAGCAGCAGCAGGATCAGCAGCAGGGGATGCCTCAGCAGGGGATGCCTCAGCAGGGCATGCGAGGTCCCGGCGCTCCGGTGCCCGCCGGCATATCGGGCCCGCCGCAGCAGCAGATGGGTGGTCCCGGCCCCATGGGTGGCCCGCCCCAGCTGCCGAGCGGTGCCCCGCAGCTCCCCGCCGGTCCCGGCGGTCAGGGTGGCCCGCAGGGTCCCGGCCCCATGGGCCAGGGTCCTGGTCCGATGGGTCAGGGTGGTCCGATGCAGGGCCAGATGGGTCCCGGTCCGATGGGCGGGCCCATGGGCGGTCCCGGTCCGATGGGTCAGGGTCCCGGCGGCGACAGCGCCGCACGCGTCCTGTCGCTGGCCCAGCAGACCGCCGACCAGGCGATCGCCGAGGCGCGTTCCGAGGCCAACAAGATCGTCGGCGAGGCGCGCAGCCGTGCCGAGGGTCTGGAGCGGGACGCCCGTGCCAAGGCCGACGCCCTGGAGCGGGACGCGCAGGAGAAGCACCGTGTCGCGATGGGCTCCCTGGAGTCCGCTCGCGCCACGCTGGAGCGCAAGGTCGAGGACCTGCGCGGCTTCGAGCGCGAGTACCGCACGCGGCTGAAGTCGTACCTGGAGTCCCAGCTCCGCCAGCTGGAGACCCAGGCCGACGACTCGCTCGCCCCGCCGCGTACGCCCGCGACGGCCTCCCTCCCGCCGTCCCCGGCGCCTTCCATGGCTCCGGCCGGCGCGAGCGCCCCGTCCTACGGCGGCAACCAGTCGATGGGCAGCGGTCCGGGCTCCTCGTCCGGCCCGTCCTACGGCGGACAGCAGCAGATGTCCCCGGCGATGACCCAGCCGATGGCGCCGGTGCGCCCGCAGGGCCCGTCCCCGATGGGCCAGGCGCCCTCGCCGATGCGCGGGTTCCTCATCGACGAGGACGACAACTGA
- the ileS gene encoding isoleucine--tRNA ligase yields MNTPPQYRQVPAQVDLPALEHAVLDFWREQKIFAKSLEQSQGRPEWVFYEGPPTANGMPGAHHIEARVFKDVFPRFRTMRGYHVARKAGWDCHGLPVELAVEKELGFSGKQDIEAYGIAEFNARCRESVTRHTDAFAELTTRMGYWVDLDDAYRTMDPEYVESVWWSLKEIFNKGLLVQDHRVAPWCPRCGTGLSDHELAQGYETVVDPSVYVRFPLTSGPLAGEAALLVWTTTPWTLVSNTAVAAHPEVTYVVATDGEEKLVVAEPLVAKALGEGWETTGQTFTGAEMERWSYQRPFELVDFPAEAHFVVNADYVTTEDGTGLVHQSPAFGEDDLRVCRSYGLPLVNPIRQDGTFEEGLPLVGGVFFKKADEKLTEDLGDRGLLFKHLAYEHSYPHCWRCHTALLYYAQPSWYIRTTAIKDRLLQENEKTNWFPDTVKHGRFGDWLNNNIDWALSRNRYWGTPLPIWRCEEGHLTCVGSRAELTQLTGTDQSGLDPHRPYIDDVTFPCTHEGCSLEAVRVPEVIDAWYDSGSMPFAQWGYPYKNKELFESRYPAQFISEAIDQTRGWFYTLMAVGTLVFDKSSYENVVCLGHILAEDGRKMSKHLGNILQPIPLMDQHGADAVRWFMAAGGSPWAARRVGHGTIQEVVRKTLLTYWNTVAFQALYARTSGWAPSEADPAPAERPLLDRWLLSELHALTDQVTQALEGYDTQRAGKLLSAFVDDLSNWYVRRSRRRFWQGDKAALRTLHEVVETVTKLMAPLTPFITERVWQDLIVPVTPGAPESVHLSSWPEADLDAVDPELSRQMVLVRRLVELGRATRAESGVKTRQPLRRALIAAAGFDSLDPELHTQITEELNVESLASLSEVGGSLVDTTAKANFRALGKRFGKRVQDVAKAIAHTDAAALSLALREGTASVEVDGETITLAPDEVIITETPREGWSVASDSGATVALDLEITEELRRAGLARDAIRLIQEARKNSGLDVADRIALRWTATDAATLAALTEHSALIADEVLATDFAQGEADDTYGETFTDEGLSLTFRLRKA; encoded by the coding sequence TTGAATACGCCGCCGCAGTACCGCCAGGTACCCGCCCAGGTCGACCTGCCCGCGCTCGAGCACGCGGTGCTCGACTTCTGGCGCGAGCAGAAGATCTTCGCCAAGAGCCTGGAGCAGTCCCAGGGCCGCCCCGAATGGGTGTTCTATGAGGGCCCGCCCACCGCCAACGGCATGCCCGGCGCCCACCACATCGAGGCCCGCGTCTTCAAGGACGTCTTCCCCCGCTTCCGCACCATGCGCGGCTACCACGTGGCCCGCAAGGCCGGCTGGGACTGCCACGGCCTGCCGGTGGAGCTGGCGGTCGAGAAGGAGCTGGGCTTCTCCGGCAAGCAGGACATCGAGGCCTACGGCATCGCCGAGTTCAACGCCAGGTGCCGCGAGTCGGTGACCCGCCACACCGACGCCTTCGCCGAGCTGACCACCCGCATGGGCTACTGGGTCGACCTCGACGACGCCTACCGGACCATGGACCCGGAGTACGTCGAGTCGGTCTGGTGGTCGCTGAAGGAGATCTTCAACAAGGGCCTGCTGGTCCAGGACCACCGCGTCGCCCCCTGGTGCCCCCGCTGCGGCACCGGCCTGTCCGACCACGAGCTGGCCCAGGGCTACGAGACGGTCGTCGACCCCTCCGTCTACGTCCGCTTCCCGCTGACCTCCGGGCCCCTGGCCGGCGAGGCCGCGCTGCTCGTCTGGACGACCACCCCCTGGACCCTGGTCTCCAACACCGCCGTCGCCGCGCACCCCGAGGTCACCTACGTCGTCGCCACCGACGGCGAGGAGAAGCTCGTCGTCGCCGAGCCGCTGGTGGCCAAGGCCCTCGGCGAGGGCTGGGAGACCACGGGCCAGACCTTCACCGGCGCCGAGATGGAGCGCTGGAGCTACCAGCGCCCGTTCGAGCTGGTCGACTTCCCGGCCGAGGCCCACTTCGTGGTCAACGCCGACTACGTCACCACCGAGGACGGCACGGGTCTGGTCCACCAGTCCCCCGCCTTCGGTGAGGACGACCTGAGGGTCTGCCGCTCCTACGGCCTGCCGTTGGTGAACCCGATCCGCCAGGACGGCACCTTCGAGGAGGGCCTCCCCCTGGTCGGCGGCGTCTTCTTCAAGAAGGCCGACGAGAAGCTCACCGAGGACCTCGGCGACCGCGGGCTGCTCTTCAAGCACCTCGCGTACGAGCACAGCTACCCGCACTGCTGGCGCTGCCACACCGCGCTGCTGTACTACGCCCAGCCGTCCTGGTACATCCGCACCACGGCGATCAAGGACCGCCTGCTGCAGGAGAACGAGAAGACCAACTGGTTCCCGGACACGGTCAAGCACGGCCGGTTCGGCGACTGGCTGAACAACAACATCGACTGGGCGCTGTCCCGCAACCGCTACTGGGGCACCCCCCTGCCGATCTGGCGCTGCGAGGAGGGCCACCTCACCTGCGTCGGCTCCCGCGCCGAGCTCACCCAGCTCACCGGCACCGACCAGTCCGGCCTCGACCCCCACCGCCCGTACATCGACGACGTCACCTTCCCCTGCACCCACGAGGGCTGCTCCCTCGAAGCGGTGCGCGTGCCCGAGGTCATCGACGCCTGGTACGACTCGGGCTCGATGCCGTTCGCGCAGTGGGGCTACCCGTACAAGAACAAGGAGCTGTTCGAGTCCCGCTACCCGGCGCAGTTCATCTCCGAGGCCATCGACCAGACCCGCGGCTGGTTCTACACCCTCATGGCGGTCGGCACCCTCGTCTTCGACAAGTCGAGCTACGAGAACGTCGTCTGCCTCGGCCACATCCTCGCCGAGGACGGCCGCAAGATGTCCAAGCACCTGGGCAACATCCTCCAGCCGATCCCGCTGATGGACCAGCACGGCGCCGACGCCGTCCGCTGGTTCATGGCGGCCGGCGGCTCCCCGTGGGCCGCGCGCCGCGTCGGCCACGGCACCATCCAGGAGGTCGTCCGCAAGACGCTCCTCACCTACTGGAACACGGTCGCCTTCCAGGCCCTGTACGCCCGCACCTCCGGCTGGGCCCCCTCCGAGGCCGACCCGGCCCCGGCCGAGCGCCCGCTGCTGGACCGCTGGCTGCTGTCCGAGCTGCACGCGCTGACCGACCAGGTCACCCAGGCCCTGGAGGGTTACGACACCCAGCGCGCCGGCAAGCTGCTCTCCGCGTTCGTCGACGACCTGTCCAACTGGTACGTGCGCCGCTCCCGCCGCCGGTTCTGGCAGGGCGACAAGGCCGCGCTGCGCACCCTGCACGAGGTCGTCGAGACGGTCACCAAGCTGATGGCCCCGCTGACCCCGTTCATCACCGAGCGGGTCTGGCAGGACCTGATCGTGCCGGTCACCCCCGGGGCGCCGGAGTCGGTCCACCTGTCCTCCTGGCCGGAGGCCGACCTGGACGCCGTCGACCCGGAGCTGTCGCGGCAGATGGTGCTGGTCCGCCGGCTGGTCGAGCTGGGCCGGGCCACCCGCGCGGAGTCGGGCGTCAAGACCCGCCAGCCGCTGAGGCGGGCGCTGATCGCGGCGGCCGGCTTCGACTCCCTCGACCCCGAACTGCACACGCAGATCACCGAAGAGCTGAACGTCGAGTCGCTGGCCTCGCTGAGCGAAGTCGGCGGCTCCCTGGTCGACACCACCGCCAAGGCCAACTTCCGCGCCCTCGGCAAGCGTTTCGGCAAGCGCGTCCAGGACGTGGCGAAGGCGATCGCGCACACGGACGCCGCAGCCCTCTCCCTCGCCCTGCGCGAGGGCACGGCCTCGGTGGAGGTGGACGGCGAGACGATCACTCTCGCCCCCGACGAGGTGATCATCACCGAGACGCCGCGCGAGGGCTGGTCGGTCGCCTCCGACTCCGGCGCCACGGTGGCCCTGGACCTGGAGATCACCGAGGAGCTGCGCCGCGCGGGCCTCGCCCGTGACGCGATCCGGCTGATCCAGGAGGCCCGCAAGAACAGCGGCCTGGACGTCGCCGACCGCATCGCCCTGCGCTGGACCGCCACGGACGCGGCGACCCTCGCCGCCCTGACCGAGCACTCCGCCCTGATCGCCGACGAGGTCCTCGCGACCGACTTCGCCCAGGGCGAGGCGGACGACACCTACGGTGAGACCTTCACCGACGAGGGTCTGAGCCTGACGTTCCGCCTGCGCAAGGCGTAA